AGCACCCGGTCGTAGTCCGAGCGCACCCCCGCCAGCCGTGGCGTGCGGAGCACCAGCAGGTCGTCGAGGAACGTGCGCCGGTCGCCCGGGTCACCCTTGACGAGGGTGAGGTCCTCGGGCGAGAACACCACCGTTCGCACGAGTCCGAGCAGCTCGCGCGCCTTGGGCAGGGGCGACCGGTTGACCCGGGCGCGGTTGGAGCGGCCGGGGTTGAGCTCCACCTCGAGCACCGCCGTACGCCCGTCGCGGACCACCGCCGCCCGCACCACCGCCTGGTCGGCACCGGCCCGCACCAGCGGGGCGTCGGTGGCGACCCGGTGGGAGCCGAGCCGGGAGAGGTAGTCGATGGCCTCGACGAGGTTGGTCTTGCCCTGACCGTTGCGGCCGATGAACGCCGTCGCCCCCGGCCCCAGCTCGACCTCGAGGTCGGGGTAGGACCTGAAGTCGTGGAGGGTCAGGTGGGCGACGTGCACGGGAGGTTCAGCTGTCGCCGGAGGCGTCGCCGCCCTGCGGCGGCGAGGTCTGGATGGCGTGTCCGCCGAACTGGTTGCGCATCGCCGCCACCGCCTTCATGGCGGGGGAGTCGTCCTGGCGGGAGACGAAGCGGGCGTAGAGCGCGGCCGTGATCGCCGGGGTCGCGACGGCGTTCTCGATGCCGGCCTCGACGGTCCACCGGCCCTCGCCGGAGTCGTCGGCGTAGCCGCGGATCCCTTCCAGCGCCGGGGTCTCGTCGAGGGCGGCGACCAGCAGGTCGAGCAGCCAGGAGCGGATGACGGTGCCCTCGCGCCAGGACCGGAACACCTCGGTGACGTTGTCGGTCACCTCGGCCTTCTCGAGCAGCTCCCAGCCCTCGGCGTACGCCTGCATGACGGCGTACTCGATCCCGTTGTGGACCATCTTGGAGAAGTGGCCGGCGCCGACCTTGCCCGCGTGGACCGCCCCGAAGTCGCCCTCGGGCTTGAGCGCGTCGAGCGCCGGCTGGACCTTCGCGACGTCGTCGGCGGAGCCGCCGAACATGAGGGCGTAGCCGTTGTCGAGGCCCCAGACGCCGCCCGAGACACCGCAGTCGACGAAGCCGACACCCTTGCCGGCCAGCATCTCGGCGTTGGCCTGGTCGTCGGTCCACCGGGAGTTGCCGCCGTCCACGACGAGGTCACCCTCGCCGAGCAGCTCTCCGAGCTCGCGCACCGTGGCACGGGTGGCGTCGCCCGAGGGCACCATCACCCATACGACCTTGGGGGAGGGGAGGGCCGCCACGAGCTCCTCGAGGCTGCCCACGTCGGAGACCTCGGGGTTGCGGTCGAAGCCGACGACGGTGTGCCCGGCCCGCTGCAGCCGGGTCCGCATGTTGCCGCCCATCTTGCCGAGGCCGACCATCCCGATGTCCATGTGGTTGCTCCTGTGAAGTCGCGGGGTCCCCGAGGGGGCCTGACGAGACCAAACTACGGCACCGGGGCGACCCGGTCGCGGGCGTGGTTCAGGACAGCAGGCGGCGCGGCATCAGCAGGTAGCGGAAGGCCGGGTCCTGGCC
This genomic interval from Nocardioides euryhalodurans contains the following:
- the gnd gene encoding phosphogluconate dehydrogenase (NAD(+)-dependent, decarboxylating) — its product is MDIGMVGLGKMGGNMRTRLQRAGHTVVGFDRNPEVSDVGSLEELVAALPSPKVVWVMVPSGDATRATVRELGELLGEGDLVVDGGNSRWTDDQANAEMLAGKGVGFVDCGVSGGVWGLDNGYALMFGGSADDVAKVQPALDALKPEGDFGAVHAGKVGAGHFSKMVHNGIEYAVMQAYAEGWELLEKAEVTDNVTEVFRSWREGTVIRSWLLDLLVAALDETPALEGIRGYADDSGEGRWTVEAGIENAVATPAITAALYARFVSRQDDSPAMKAVAAMRNQFGGHAIQTSPPQGGDASGDS